One window of Vanessa cardui chromosome 5, ilVanCard2.1, whole genome shotgun sequence genomic DNA carries:
- the LOC124529816 gene encoding uncharacterized protein LOC124529816, producing MALWLTMLGVTRSQSVPSDTETPPFSTLYKWKQLDFEFPSDNHRRYAIANGDYIPENILPLGLEVWGSRVWVTMPSWRRGVPATLATVPRSGGVTSPRLKPYPDWSFHRAFNKSSGCSGLTSVFRMNIDHCGRLWVLDSGQIDTQDNPKQICPPSIIVFDLKTDLPIARYIIPKEYVLQDSLFSNIILDTRRKDCSDLHAYIADTWRFGLLVFRESDKSFWRFSHHLFFPDPLASNYTLHGLNFQWTDGIFGLALSPVDQSEERTLYFHAMSSYREFLVKTSVLRDSSRVNDSSTEFSIIGESRGLFGQSSASAIDKQGVMFYGLVTRDTIACWDTAKSYSKPNLGVVAMNKETLVFPNDIRIDQEERQSVWVITNRLPMFQASGLDANDYNYRIMYADTKEAVRGTVCNPVFQPHNKWYKYVMRLKEAFLFVVLAICGTSSYAQKKSIGTLYRWKQIDFDFPTPQHRQLAIQNGQFNQINVIPLGVERWKHRVFVSTPRWKKGVPATLSALPVAGQEESPLLQPFPSWDWHTAGNCTGFTSIFRMSIDHCGVMWALDSGQVEAFETPRQLCPPTLFAISLETDTVLGRFPIPSEYVLQNSLITNIVVDSRDAQCRDLHVYIADAWRFGLIVFRDADSSFWRFNHYTFYPEPLLSNYTLHGLNYQWSDGLFGMSLGQYHRGDRPLYYHSMSSSLEFSVKTSVIRDPTRVNDAVDEFKLLGESRGMRGQVSAAAVDRNGVMFFNLISLDSIGCWDTRKEYKIKNLDIVAQNNETIVFPNDLRIDHEVPQVVWIITNRLPMYQFNLINPNEYNYRIMYLDPKTAVENTVCQPF from the exons ATGGCGTTATGGCTTACGATGTTGGGAGTAACGCGGTCCCAGTCTGTGCCATCAGATACTGAAACTCCACCCTTTAGCACTCTGTACAAATGGAAACAGCTCGACTTTGAGTTCCCTTCAGATAACCACCGACGCTACGCTATTGCTAATGG CGACTACATTCCAGAAAACATTCTACCCCTAGGATTGGAGGTGTGGGGTTCCCGTGTTTGGGTGACAATGCCAAGTTGGCGACGCGGAGTTCCAGCCACATTAGCAACCGTTCCTCGCTCTGGTGGAGTGACGTCACCACGTCTCAAGCCTTACCCTGATTGGAGCTTCCATAGAGCGTTca ataaaaGCAGTGGCTGTTCCGGTTTAACATCAGTTTTTCGAATGAATATTGACCATTGCGGTCGACTGTGGGTGCTCGATTCAGGACAAATAGATACTCAAGATAACCCAAAACAAATATGTCCACCAAGCATAATAGTATTCGATTTAAAAACTGATTTGCCTATTGCCAGATATATTATTCCAAAGGAGTACGTTCTTCAAGATTCACTATTTTCCAACATTATTTTGGATACAAGAAGGAAAGACTGTTCTGATCTTCACGCTTACATAGCAGATACGTGGCGATTTGGACTGCTGGTATTTCGCGAAAGCGATAAAAGTTTCTGGAGATTTTCACATCATCTATTTTTCCCTGATCCCTTAGCATCAAATTATACTCTACACGGCTTAAACTTTCAATGGACCGATGGAATCTTTGGACTTGCGCTCTCTCCTGTCGACCAATCTGAAGAGAGGACATTATATTTTCACGCCATGTCAAGTTACAGAGAATTTTTAGTTAAAACGTCAGTACTTCGTGATTCATCGCGTGTTAACGACAGCTCCACTGAATTTTCTATAATTGGAGAAAGTAGAGGATTGTTTGGCCAATCATCTGCATCGGCGATTGATAAACAAGGAGTAATGTTTTATGGCCTGGTGACAAGGGACACTATTGCTTGTTGGGATACGGCGAAATCGTATTCAAAACCGAATCTTGGTGTGGTAGCAATGAATAAGGAGACACTAGTTTTTCCTAACGACATAAGAATTGATCAGGAAGAGCGTCAGAGTGTTTGGGTGATAACTAATCGACTACCAATGTTTCAAGCAAGTGGTTTAGATGCTAATGATTATAATTACCGTATTATGTATGCTGATACAAAAGAAGCTGTGCGGGGAACTGTTTGTAATCCCGTTTTTCAACCTCACAACAAATGGTATAAATacgta ATGAGACTCAAggaagcatttttatttgtggttCTAGCAATATGTGGTACAAGTTCTTACGCACAAAAAAAGTCTATCGGTACCCTGTATCGCTGGAAGCAAATTGACTTTGATTTTCCAACTCCTCAACATCGTCAACTGGCCATTCAGAATGg TCAATTCAATCAGATTAATGTTATACCCCTGGGTGTGGAAAGATGGAAACATCGTGTATTTGTAAGTACACCGAGATGGAAGAAAGGTGTTCCAGCAACGCTGTCCGCTTTGCCTGTTGCAGGCCAGGAAGAATCTCCATTACTCCAACCGTTCCCAAGTTGGGACTGGCACACTGCAG GTAACTGCACGGGATTCACATCAATTTTCAGAATGAGCATTGACCACTGCGGAGTGATGTGGGCTCTTGACTCCGGTCAAGTCGAGGCCTTCGAAACACCGAGGCAACTATGTCCACCAACGCTATTCGCTATAAGCCTAGAAACAGATACTGTTCTCGGCCGTTTTCCTATTCCGAGCGaatatgttttacaaaattCACTCATTACAAACATTGTCGTCGACTCCAGAGACGCCCAGTGTAGAGACTTGCATGTTTATATTGCCGATGCATGGCGATTTGGACTAATCGTCTTCAGAGATGCTGATTCGTCATTTTGGAGGTTTAACCATTATACTTTTTACCCAGAGCCTTTGCTTTCAAATTACACGCTCCATGGATTAAATTATCAATGGTCAGACGGTTTATTTGGTATGTCCTTGGGACAATACCATCGTGGTGATCGTCCTCTTTACTATCACTCCATGTCTAGTTCACTAGAATTTTCAGTTAAAACATCAGTAATACGAGATCCTACACGAGTTAACGATGCTGTAGATGAATTTAAACTACTTGGCGAGAGTCGTGGTATGCGGGGACAGGTTTCCGCCGCAGCCGTAGACCGCAACGGAGTCATGTTCTTTAACCTTATTTCACTTGACAGTATCGGGTGTTGGGACACACGaaaagaatacaaaatcaaaaatttagATATCGTAGCACAAAATAATGAGACGATTGTGTTTCCTAATGATTTACGAATTGACCATGAAGTCCCGCAAGTTGTTTGGATAATAACGAACAGGTTACCGatgtatcaatttaatttaataaatccaaATGAGTATAATTATAGAATTATGTACCTGGATCCAAAAACCGCTGTAGAAAATACGGTGTGTCAaccgttttaa
- the LOC124530079 gene encoding uncharacterized protein LOC124530079, which translates to MINILTYIGMSLQSEVCLWTVLGILRTIFDATLFKVNANLKQVWHMKMPEELSLHVQRVLRTTICGVMLVQCFTVYVYLASYIVLLYPVFLEERPTLVLPWLLLAAIRNFLCELTSLALGLGTCVLLGPARPPCIKFLIGKLVSIMPAFYMWMLIFSYYHYLKMTSAFKTFPAVLPTKDYDYGLELAVRRRRTKSLQGEDQLRKRLIASFYGERAPSIDRVITQSIVKMSESFQSTSSNEDIQSVGTDRPCPLSVISNRTISDIGTYEDWFGSEVVVPRDTDRILEQFVLMLLRIGVFKKKDNGDPVKLFSNSQAFMPQRIECPAISTEDSDTSPLVGSNKGRVASYLRDYPQIFMKRPSDLFGSLNSPENRPQNNIAQNDNINSQSSQCVESTKEISLDAVSFNQEYEKTIPENDSNSLIHSHEEILEYFDKDEKHIENIDDPEPETTKLKMDSTESFESVINRMKVRIALNEVSDDEIIENNSSTDISNNNHKSNTYNKSSIKSKTHKKEDSDAKE; encoded by the exons ATGATAAATATACTCACTTATATTGGAATGAGCCTTCAGTCGGAAGTATGCCTGTGGACAGTTCTTGGCATTTTGCGAACAATTTTCGACGCAACTCTGTTCAAAGTGAACGCTAATCTTAAACAG GTATGGCACATGAAAATGCCTGAAGAGCTATCACTACACGTGCAACGCGTTCTAAGGACGACAATATGTGGTGTGATGCTTGTTCAGTGTTTCACGGTATATGTCTATCTGGCCTCGTACATTGTTCTCCTATATCCAGTATTTTTG GAGGAACGGCCAACTCTGGTGCTGCCTTGGCTTTTGCTCGCAGCAATAAGAAATTTTCTTTGCGAACTGACAAGCTTGGCTTTAGGCCTTGGAACATGTGTTCTCCTGGGACCGGCGAGACCACCTTGTATAAAATTCCTAATCGGCAAACTTGTCTCTATAATGCCAGCGTTTTATATGTGGATGCTCATATTTAG ttactatcattatttaaaaatgacatcGGCGTTTAAAACATTTCCTGCAGTATTGCCCACTAAAGATTACGATTACGGATTAGAACTGGCTGTACGTCGACGTCGAACCAAATCATTACAAGGTGAAGATCAATTGCGAAAAAGACTTATTGCCAGCTT CTATGGAGAACGAGCCCCGTCGATTGACAGAGTAATAACCCAATCAATAGTAAAAATGAGTGAATCATTTCAAAGCACATCAAGCAATGAAGACATTCAATCTGTTGGTACAGATAGGCCGTGCCCCTTGTCCGTTATTTCTAACAGAACAATATCTGATATAGGCACATACGAGGACTGGTTTGGCAGTGAAGTAGTTGTACCACGTGATACTGATCGCATTCTAGAACAATTTGTATTAATGTTACTACGAATAGGtgtttttaagaaaaaagatAATGGTGATCCTGTTAAGCTTTTTTCAAATTCTCAAGCATTTATGCCGCAGCGTATTGAGTGTCCCGCTATTTCCACTGAAGATTCAGATACGTCGCCTCTTGTGGGAAGTAACAAAGGCAGAGTAGCATCTTACCTGCGAGACTATCcgcaaatatttatgaaaagacCCTCAGATTTATTTGGGTCCTTAAATTCACCAGAAAATAGACCTCAAAATAATATCGCgcaaaatgataatattaatagccAGAGTTCACAATGTGTCGAATCAACAAAGGAAATTTCATTGGATGCGGTGAGCTTTAATCAAGAATACGAGAAAACAATTCCAGAAAATGATAGTAACTCTCTAATACATTCACACGAAgaaattttagaatatttcgATAAGGATGAGAAACACATAGAAAATATTGATGATCCCGAACCGGAaacaactaaattaaaaatggacTCAACAGAGAGTTTCGAAAGTGTGATTAATAGAATGAAGGTTCGAATAGCACTTAATGAAGTGTCTGACGATGAAATTATCGAAAATAATTCTTCAACTGACATCAGTAACAATAATCATAAAAGTaacacttataataaatcttctaTAAAATCTAAAACCCATAAAAAAGAAGATTCAGATGCTAAGGAATAA